Proteins encoded within one genomic window of Tamandua tetradactyla isolate mTamTet1 chromosome 11, mTamTet1.pri, whole genome shotgun sequence:
- the LOC143649708 gene encoding olfactory receptor 10H1-like: MQGANHSALPEFTLVGFSTFPRQLLPAFFLLFLLMYLVTLLGNLLIVVTIWSERSLHTPMYLFLCALSFSEVLYTFTIVPRMLADLLSSQHSIAFLACASQMFFSFMFGFTHSFLLTVMGYDRYVAICHPLHYHVLMSPRGCACLVAWSWAGGSVMGLVVTTSVFHLTFCGPYEVHHFTCHVPPLLKLACGDEVPVVAMGLVLVCITALLGCFILILLSYAFIVTTILKIPSAEGRRKAFSTCASHLTVVVVHYGFASVIYLKPKGPQSLEGDTLMGTTYTVLTPFLSPIIFSLRNKELKITMKKTFLSKLCPEKL; the protein is encoded by the coding sequence ATGCAGGGGGCCAATCACTCTGCATTGCCTGAGTTCACTCTCGTCGGCTTCTCCACCTTCCCGCGGCAGCTGCTGCCCGccttcttcctgctcttcctgCTGATGTACCTGGTCACACTGCTGGGCAACCTGCTCATCGTGGTCACCATCTGGAGTGAGCGCAGCCTCCACACGCCCATGTACCTCTTCCTGTGCGCCCTGTCCTTCTCCGAGGTCCTCTACACCTTCACCATCGTCCCGCGCATGCTGGCTGACCTGCTCTCCTCACAGCACTCCATCGCCTTCCTGGCCTGTGCCAGCCAGATGTTCTTCTCCTTCATGTTTGGCTTCACCCACTCCTTCCTGCTCACCGTCATGGGCTATGACCGCTACGTGGCCATCTGCCACCCCCTGCACTACCATGTGCTCATGAGCCCACGAGGCTGTGCCTGCCTGGTGGCCTGGTCCTGGGCAGGAGGCTCAGTCATGGGGCTGGTGGTGACCACATCCGTTTTCCACCTCACCTTCTGTGGGCCCTATGAGGTCCACCATTTTACTTGCCACGTGCCCCCACTCTTGAAGTTGGCCTGTGGAGATGAAGTGCCTGTTGTGGCAATGGGCTTGGTTCTGGTGTGCATCACAGCACTGCTGGGCTGCTTCATCCTCATCCTCCTCTCCTATGCCTTCATCGTGACCACCATCTTGAAGATCCCATCTGCTGAGGGTCGACgtaaagccttctccacctgcgCGTCCCACCTCACCGTGGTCGTCGTGCACTACGGCTTTGCCTCTGTCATCTACCTCAAGCCCAAGGGCCCCCAATCTCTGGAAGGAGACACCCTTATGGGCACCACCTACACAGTCCTCACGCCCTTCCTTAGCCCCATCATCTTCAGTCTCAGGAACAAGGAGCTGAAGATCACCATGAAGAAGACCTTCCTCAGCAAACTCTGCCCAGAAAAATTGTGA